The following proteins are encoded in a genomic region of Montipora foliosa isolate CH-2021 chromosome 8, ASM3666993v2, whole genome shotgun sequence:
- the LOC138013016 gene encoding polypeptide N-acetylgalactosaminyltransferase 13-like isoform X2 — MIYSTRRRYVIVTIFFTSVFWLIVEIIIFSYTNRLNVELSQGKDQVLGEWKPREERRNQNRDITADVLIPIEDFRTLYSSLIPSNPNGPGEEGKAVFNDKDDPDEASKEKEGYRKYSFNELASSKISLERSIPDNRPQECLELKYSSNLPSASVVVIFHNEAWSTLLRTVHTVLTRSPPDFLEEIILVDDNSNFDSYAHLNDKLESYIHRLPKVHLIRAKTRQGLIRARLMGAEQAKGDVLVFLDSHCEANNGWLEPLLARIAHDRTIVVTPDIEVIDLRTFSYARGQGGHNRGIFNWELTFKWRALPDYERNRRKNDADPIRSPTMAGGLFAIDRSYFYEIGSYDTEMSYWGGENVEISFRIWMCGGSLEILPCSKVGHVFRESQPYKIGEGAIDKNNMRLAEVWMDEFKDIFYAMRPQLKEKPFGDVSERKALREKLNCKSFKWYLENVIPELNIPDMYPFGRGEVRNIGTNQCLDTMAKNEPGGEPGMYMCHGMGNNQFFMYTKKHEFWHDELCLDLVDSSPRTKLKLYNCHSQGGNQKWNHHRDGTIRHPLHHVCLDVIEESNLVVRKCDENRRNQKWRFTSYPEAERTNDDESHVF, encoded by the exons ATGATTTATTCAACCAGAAGGAGATATGTTATTGTGACGATTTTCTTCACATCGGTGTTTTGGCTAATAGTGGAGATCATAATCTTCAGCTATACCAATCGCCTAAACGTTGAATTATCGCAAGGGAAGGACCAGGTTCTAGGAGAGTGGAAACCTCGCGAAGAGAGAAGAAATCAAAATCGCGATATCACTGCTGACGTGTTGATACCAATTGAAGATTTCAGAACATTGTATTCGTCTCTGATACCCTCAAACCCTAACGGACCGGGCGAAGAGGGAAAAGCTGTGTTTAATGATAAAGATGACCCCGATGAGGCAAGCAAAGAGAAAGAGGGCTACAGAAAATATAGCTTCAACGAACTCGCCAGTTCCAAGATATCGCTGGAGAGATCGATACCTGACAATCGGCCACAGGA GTGTCTCGAgctaaaatattcctcaaatcTGCCAAGCGCCAGTGTAGTAGTAATTTTTCATAATGAGGCGTGGTCTACACTATTACGCACAGTTCACACTGTTTTGACGAGATCACCGCCGGATTTTCTGGAGGAAATAATTTTAGTGGATGATAACAGCAATTTTGATTCTTACG CGCATCTCAACGATAAACTTGAGTCGTACATCCATCGCTTACCTAAAGTACATCTTATCAGGGCAAAAACTCGCCAAGGATTAATCCGCGCGAGACTTATGGGTGCCGAGCAAGCCAAAGGGGACGTCCTCGTCTTCCTGGATTCTCATTGCGAGGCTAACAACGGGTGGCTGGAACCACTGCTAGCTAGGATTGCACATGACAGAACTATCGTTGTTACTCCTGATATTGAAGTTATTGATTTGAGGACGTTTTCGTATGCTCGAGGCCAAGGCGGGCACAACAGAGGAATCTTTAATTGGGAATTGACATTTAAATGGAGGGCCCTACCGGATTACGAGAGGAACCGAAGAAAAAACGACGCTGATCCTATCAG GTCCCCTACAATGGCCGGAGGATTGTTTGCTATTGACAGATCATACTTCTACGAAATTGGCTCCTACGACACAGAGATGTCCTACTGGGGAGGCGAAAACGTCGAAATTTCATTTCGA ATTTGGATGTGTGGGGGCTCCCTGGAGATCCTACCCTGTTCCAAGGTTGGTCACGTGTTCAGAGAGAGCCAACCCTACAAGATTGGCGAGGGTGCTATTGATAAGAATAACATGAGGCTAGCTGAAGTATGGATGGATGAATTTAAGGACATTTTCTATGCCATGAGGCCGCAGCTTAAGGAAAAACCATTTGGAGACGTCTCAGAGAGAAAGGCTCTTCGTGAGAAACTGAATTGCAAGAGCTTTAAGTGGTATCTGGAGAATGTTATTCCAGAATTGAATATTCCGGATATGTATCCCTTTGGGAGAGGCGAG GTTCGCAATATTGGCACCAACCAGTGCTTGGACACGATGGCCAAAAATGAGCCTGGTGGGGAGCCAGGCATGTATATGTGCCATGGAATGGGGAATAACCAG ttcttcATGTACACCAAGAAACACGAGTTTTGGCACGACGAACTTTGTTTGGACCTCGTCGACAGCAGCCCGAGAACTAAGCTTAAGTTATACAACTGTCACAGTCAAGGCGGAAACCAAAAGTGGAACCACCATCgg GATGGTACCATCCGCCATCCCCTTCATCACGTCTGTCTGGACGTTATTGAAGAATCGAACTTGGTTGTGCGAAAATGCGATGAAAACCGACGGAACCAAAAGTGGAGATTCACTTCTTACCCCGAGGCAGAGAGGACCAACGATGATGAATCACATGTTTTCTAA
- the LOC138013016 gene encoding polypeptide N-acetylgalactosaminyltransferase 13-like isoform X1, with the protein MIYSTRRRYVIVTIFFTSVFWLIVEIIIFSYTNRLNVELSQGKDQVLGEWKPREERRNQNRDITADVLIPIEDFRTLYSSLIPSNPNGPGEEGKAVFNDKDDPDEASKEKEGYRKYSFNELASSKISLERSIPDNRPQECLELKYSSNLPSASVVVIFHNEAWSTLLRTVHTVLTRSPPDFLEEIILVDDNSNFDSYAHLNDKLESYIHRLPKVHLIRAKTRQGLIRARLMGAEQAKGDVLVFLDSHCEANNGWLEPLLARIAHDRTIVVTPDIEVIDLRTFSYARGQGGHNRGIFNWELTFKWRALPDYERNRRKNDADPIRSPTMAGGLFAIDRSYFYEIGSYDTEMSYWGGENVEISFRVSPTYFEFQIWMCGGSLEILPCSKVGHVFRESQPYKIGEGAIDKNNMRLAEVWMDEFKDIFYAMRPQLKEKPFGDVSERKALREKLNCKSFKWYLENVIPELNIPDMYPFGRGEVRNIGTNQCLDTMAKNEPGGEPGMYMCHGMGNNQFFMYTKKHEFWHDELCLDLVDSSPRTKLKLYNCHSQGGNQKWNHHRDGTIRHPLHHVCLDVIEESNLVVRKCDENRRNQKWRFTSYPEAERTNDDESHVF; encoded by the exons ATGATTTATTCAACCAGAAGGAGATATGTTATTGTGACGATTTTCTTCACATCGGTGTTTTGGCTAATAGTGGAGATCATAATCTTCAGCTATACCAATCGCCTAAACGTTGAATTATCGCAAGGGAAGGACCAGGTTCTAGGAGAGTGGAAACCTCGCGAAGAGAGAAGAAATCAAAATCGCGATATCACTGCTGACGTGTTGATACCAATTGAAGATTTCAGAACATTGTATTCGTCTCTGATACCCTCAAACCCTAACGGACCGGGCGAAGAGGGAAAAGCTGTGTTTAATGATAAAGATGACCCCGATGAGGCAAGCAAAGAGAAAGAGGGCTACAGAAAATATAGCTTCAACGAACTCGCCAGTTCCAAGATATCGCTGGAGAGATCGATACCTGACAATCGGCCACAGGA GTGTCTCGAgctaaaatattcctcaaatcTGCCAAGCGCCAGTGTAGTAGTAATTTTTCATAATGAGGCGTGGTCTACACTATTACGCACAGTTCACACTGTTTTGACGAGATCACCGCCGGATTTTCTGGAGGAAATAATTTTAGTGGATGATAACAGCAATTTTGATTCTTACG CGCATCTCAACGATAAACTTGAGTCGTACATCCATCGCTTACCTAAAGTACATCTTATCAGGGCAAAAACTCGCCAAGGATTAATCCGCGCGAGACTTATGGGTGCCGAGCAAGCCAAAGGGGACGTCCTCGTCTTCCTGGATTCTCATTGCGAGGCTAACAACGGGTGGCTGGAACCACTGCTAGCTAGGATTGCACATGACAGAACTATCGTTGTTACTCCTGATATTGAAGTTATTGATTTGAGGACGTTTTCGTATGCTCGAGGCCAAGGCGGGCACAACAGAGGAATCTTTAATTGGGAATTGACATTTAAATGGAGGGCCCTACCGGATTACGAGAGGAACCGAAGAAAAAACGACGCTGATCCTATCAG GTCCCCTACAATGGCCGGAGGATTGTTTGCTATTGACAGATCATACTTCTACGAAATTGGCTCCTACGACACAGAGATGTCCTACTGGGGAGGCGAAAACGTCGAAATTTCATTTCGAGTGA GTCCAACTTATTTTGAATTTCAGATTTGGATGTGTGGGGGCTCCCTGGAGATCCTACCCTGTTCCAAGGTTGGTCACGTGTTCAGAGAGAGCCAACCCTACAAGATTGGCGAGGGTGCTATTGATAAGAATAACATGAGGCTAGCTGAAGTATGGATGGATGAATTTAAGGACATTTTCTATGCCATGAGGCCGCAGCTTAAGGAAAAACCATTTGGAGACGTCTCAGAGAGAAAGGCTCTTCGTGAGAAACTGAATTGCAAGAGCTTTAAGTGGTATCTGGAGAATGTTATTCCAGAATTGAATATTCCGGATATGTATCCCTTTGGGAGAGGCGAG GTTCGCAATATTGGCACCAACCAGTGCTTGGACACGATGGCCAAAAATGAGCCTGGTGGGGAGCCAGGCATGTATATGTGCCATGGAATGGGGAATAACCAG ttcttcATGTACACCAAGAAACACGAGTTTTGGCACGACGAACTTTGTTTGGACCTCGTCGACAGCAGCCCGAGAACTAAGCTTAAGTTATACAACTGTCACAGTCAAGGCGGAAACCAAAAGTGGAACCACCATCgg GATGGTACCATCCGCCATCCCCTTCATCACGTCTGTCTGGACGTTATTGAAGAATCGAACTTGGTTGTGCGAAAATGCGATGAAAACCGACGGAACCAAAAGTGGAGATTCACTTCTTACCCCGAGGCAGAGAGGACCAACGATGATGAATCACATGTTTTCTAA